A single window of Salvia splendens isolate huo1 chromosome 8, SspV2, whole genome shotgun sequence DNA harbors:
- the LOC121744383 gene encoding probable serine/threonine-protein kinase WNK11 — protein MGPTKSSSDCEEELEEEEEEAFVEVDPSGRFGRYSELLGCGAVKKVYRAFDQREGRDVAWNQVRLRSFSSDPSVIIRLRSEIELLKNLKHQNIIFLYHFWKDVEHNTLNFITEACASGNLRDYRKKHRHVSIKALKKWGVQILRGLDYLHTHDPCIIHRDLNCSNIFINGNVGKVKIGDLGLAAVVGENHAAHSMIGTPEYMAPELYEEDYTELVDIYSFGMCLLEMATCEIPYSECDGLGKIYRKVTAGVMPRAMDDLHDHDLKAFVQRCVGRPRDRPSAAQLLKDPFLADVVDDDDIQDV, from the coding sequence ATGGGGCCGACAAAGAGCAGCAGCGATTGCGAGGAGGAAttagaggaggaggaggaggaggcgttCGTGGAGGTTGATCCATCGGGGCGATTCGGGAGATACAGTGAGCTTTTAGGGTGTGGAGCTGTGAAAAAGGTGTACCGCGCATTCGATCAGCGTGAGGGAAGAGACGTTGCCTGGAATCAAGTTCGCCTACGAAGCTTCAGCAGCGATCCATCTGTAATCATCCGATTGCGCTCCGAGATCGAGCTTCTCAAAAACTTAAAGCATCAAAACATCATATTCCTCTACCATTTCTGGAAAGATGTGGAGCACAACACTCTCAATTTCATCACCGAGGCCTGCGCTTCTGGCAATCTCAGAGACTACAGGAAGAAGCATCGCCATGTTTCCATCAAGGCGCTTAAGAAATGGGGGGTTCAGATTCTCCGAGGTTTGGATTATCTGCACACTCATGACCCCTGCATCATTCACAGAGACTTGAATTGCAGCAACATTTTCATCAATGGCAATGTGGGGAAGGTCAAGATCGGGGATTTGGGCCTGGCCGCCGTCGTGGGAGAGAACCACGCTGCGCATTCCATGATAGGCACGCCAGAGTACATGGCACCCGAACTGTATGAGGAGGACTACACAGAGCTCGTCGATATATACTCATTTGGGATGTGCTTGTTGGAGATGGCCACGTGTGAGATACCCTATAGCGAGTGCGATGGCCTCGGGAAGATATATAGGAAGGTAACGGCCGGGGTGATGCCTCGGGCCATGGACGACCTGCACGACCATGACCTCAAGGCCTTCGTTCAGAGGTGCGTGGGGAGGCCGAGGGATAGGCCCTCAGCTGCCCAGCTGCTCAAGGATCCATTtcttgctgatgttgtggacgATGATGATATTCAGGATGTTTGA